The following are encoded together in the Thermus neutrinimicus genome:
- a CDS encoding menaquinone biosynthesis decarboxylase — MFRNLEAYLQALERRGELKRIRVPVSSELEITEIADRMVKTGGPALLFERVVGKDFPVAIGLFGTRERTAFALGVGDLDELSEKVARLLELKPGRGGFSALMGLLPKLPLLRGFFPRWVGRARVQEVVLKGEEVDLARLPVLKCWPLDGGPFLTLPLVVTKDPETGELNVGMYRMQVLDKRSTAMHWQLHKVGRQHLEKARKLGKRLEVAVALGGDPILTYAATAPLPPLPGVSEFHLAGFLRGAPVELVRGVTVDLPVPAEAEFVLEGYIDPEEPLVEEGPFGDHTGFYTPVDLYPRFHVTAITHRKRAIYPTTIVGVPPMEDAYLIEASERLFLPPLRLILPEVVDYHMPPEGVAHNWVNVALRKAYPGQAYKVAYGMLGLGQMMFAKVIVAVDGDVPVKPGFQTLLEALQHALPGRDTLILRGPMDVLDHSSRGFAFGGKLLVDGTRKLPEEGGEVPFVPRVHGELPQDPEALAQRQWPGIWGVALRKERPGQAMALAERLLKTPQSAGIRLLLLADHDTLLTPEELLWAVLNNIDPERDARVMEGAEGPVLVLDGTRKLPQEGFARTWPERIRMDARIKALVDSRWEEYGL, encoded by the coding sequence GTGTTTAGGAACCTCGAGGCCTACCTCCAAGCCCTGGAGCGGCGAGGGGAGCTCAAGCGGATTAGGGTACCCGTTTCCAGCGAGCTGGAGATCACGGAGATCGCCGACCGCATGGTGAAGACGGGGGGTCCAGCCCTCCTTTTCGAAAGGGTGGTGGGTAAGGACTTCCCCGTGGCCATCGGCCTCTTCGGTACCCGGGAGCGTACCGCCTTCGCCCTGGGGGTTGGGGACCTGGACGAGCTTTCCGAGAAGGTGGCCCGCTTGCTGGAGTTGAAGCCGGGAAGGGGAGGGTTCTCCGCCCTCATGGGCCTTCTTCCCAAGCTTCCCCTTCTTAGGGGGTTCTTTCCCAGGTGGGTGGGGAGGGCCCGGGTGCAGGAGGTGGTCCTGAAGGGGGAGGAGGTGGACCTCGCCCGCTTGCCCGTGCTGAAGTGCTGGCCCTTGGACGGCGGGCCCTTCCTCACCCTGCCCCTGGTGGTCACCAAGGACCCGGAGACCGGGGAGCTCAATGTGGGCATGTACCGCATGCAGGTTCTGGACAAAAGGAGCACGGCCATGCACTGGCAGCTCCACAAGGTGGGCCGCCAGCACCTGGAAAAGGCCAGGAAGCTGGGGAAAAGGCTGGAGGTGGCTGTGGCCTTGGGGGGGGATCCCATCCTCACCTACGCCGCCACCGCCCCCTTACCCCCTCTTCCAGGGGTGAGCGAGTTCCACTTGGCGGGGTTCCTGCGGGGGGCTCCCGTGGAGCTGGTCCGGGGCGTCACCGTGGACCTTCCCGTGCCCGCCGAGGCGGAGTTCGTACTGGAGGGATACATCGACCCCGAGGAGCCCCTGGTGGAGGAGGGTCCCTTTGGGGACCACACGGGCTTCTACACCCCCGTGGACCTCTATCCCCGCTTCCACGTGACCGCCATCACCCACCGGAAAAGGGCCATCTACCCCACCACCATCGTGGGGGTACCTCCCATGGAGGATGCTTACCTCATCGAGGCTTCCGAGCGCCTTTTCCTCCCGCCCTTGCGCCTCATCCTCCCCGAGGTGGTGGACTACCACATGCCCCCGGAAGGGGTGGCCCACAACTGGGTGAACGTGGCCCTGCGCAAGGCCTATCCCGGCCAGGCCTACAAGGTGGCCTACGGGATGCTGGGGCTTGGGCAGATGATGTTCGCCAAGGTCATCGTGGCTGTGGACGGGGATGTTCCCGTGAAGCCAGGGTTTCAAACCCTTTTGGAAGCCCTCCAGCATGCCTTGCCCGGGCGGGATACCCTTATCCTTCGGGGGCCTATGGATGTGCTGGACCATAGCTCGAGGGGCTTCGCCTTTGGGGGGAAGCTTTTGGTGGACGGTACCCGCAAGCTTCCCGAGGAGGGAGGGGAGGTGCCCTTTGTCCCCAGGGTCCACGGGGAGCTTCCCCAAGACCCGGAGGCCCTGGCCCAAAGGCAGTGGCCGGGGATCTGGGGGGTGGCCTTGCGCAAGGAGAGGCCAGGCCAGGCCATGGCCCTGGCGGAAAGGCTCCTTAAGACCCCGCAAAGCGCCGGCATCCGCCTTCTCCTCCTGGCGGACCACGACACCCTGCTCACCCCCGAGGAGCTCCTTTGGGCGGTGCTCAACAACATCGACCCGGAGCGGGATGCCCGGGTGATGGAGGGGGCAGAAGGACCCGTCTTGGTGCTGGACGGCACCCGCAAGCTACCCCAGGAGGGCTTTGCCCGCACCTGGCCCGAGCGCATCCGCATGGATGCCCGTATCAAGGCCCTGGTGGACTCCCGTTGGGAAGAGTACGGCCTTTAG
- a CDS encoding HD-GYP domain-containing protein, with translation MKHSQSPFAKKVLLVDDEPVQRLLLMRALEPLRVEVQEARNGQEALDLLRDGLPHVVLTDLHMPIMDGLELTRKVKALDPLLPVILLTADGDREVRLRGIEAGADDFLNRPVDLAELRLRVKGHLERRKLQEKLEDLERTLLALVRAVEAKDAYTAGHGERVAQYALWTAEELGAKPEELEDLHMGALLHDVGKIAIPDHILRGDYPLTENEWRFIREHPVKGDEIIRPLRAYARLKPYVRWHHEKLDGSGYPDGLTDIPLLVQAVTVADIYDALTSVRTYRKPTRPEEALGVLEEEVKKGRLHREVVRAMRSGLLRNRALRTA, from the coding sequence ATGAAACACTCCCAGTCCCCCTTCGCAAAGAAAGTTTTGTTGGTGGACGACGAACCCGTCCAGCGCCTCCTCCTCATGCGGGCCCTGGAGCCCCTAAGGGTGGAGGTCCAGGAGGCCAGAAATGGGCAGGAGGCCCTGGACCTCCTAAGGGACGGGCTTCCCCACGTGGTGCTCACCGACCTGCACATGCCCATCATGGATGGCCTCGAGCTCACCCGCAAGGTAAAGGCCCTGGACCCCTTGCTTCCCGTCATCCTCCTCACCGCCGATGGGGACCGGGAAGTGCGCCTTAGGGGCATAGAGGCCGGGGCCGACGACTTCCTAAACCGCCCCGTGGACCTGGCAGAGCTCAGGCTCCGGGTGAAAGGCCACTTGGAGCGTCGGAAACTGCAAGAGAAGCTGGAGGACCTGGAGAGGACCCTTCTCGCCCTGGTGAGGGCGGTGGAAGCCAAGGACGCCTACACCGCAGGCCACGGGGAACGGGTGGCCCAGTACGCCCTTTGGACCGCGGAGGAGCTCGGGGCAAAGCCTGAGGAGCTGGAGGACCTCCACATGGGCGCGCTCCTTCACGACGTGGGTAAGATCGCCATCCCCGACCACATCCTGCGGGGAGACTATCCCTTAACGGAAAACGAGTGGCGCTTTATCCGGGAACACCCCGTGAAGGGGGACGAGATCATCCGGCCCCTTCGGGCCTACGCCCGCCTAAAACCCTATGTCCGCTGGCACCACGAGAAACTGGACGGCTCCGGCTACCCCGATGGCCTTACCGATATACCCCTTCTGGTGCAAGCGGTAACCGTCGCCGACATCTACGATGCCCTGACCAGCGTGCGCACTTACCGCAAACCCACACGGCCCGAGGAGGCCTTGGGGGTCCTCGAGGAGGAAGTTAAAAAGGGCAGGCTCCACCGGGAGGTGGTGCGGGCCATGCGAAGCGGCCTCCTCCGCAACCGGGCCCTGCGCACCGCCTAA
- a CDS encoding DUF4388 domain-containing protein encodes MALFGSLDALPLEELLQLLAQKEGALEIWNLKDIPATTIYLKPGYIRSVDQGGRPLEALSAKATLQALLRARRGSFEFLPGAKPKHKVRLNWPVEKVLLSTVTLQDELERYRPYFPPPKAILKASHIAKKHLPEESFLARSLPYLEKGVSAEGLSKALGLPLDLVRFQLFRLERKGLVQRTGQMDHGRPALLGHLLRGVRP; translated from the coding sequence ATGGCCCTATTTGGAAGCCTTGATGCACTGCCCCTCGAGGAGCTCCTCCAGCTCCTCGCCCAAAAGGAAGGGGCCCTGGAGATTTGGAACCTAAAGGATATTCCCGCCACCACCATTTACCTGAAGCCAGGCTACATCCGCTCGGTGGATCAGGGCGGTAGGCCCCTGGAAGCCTTGAGTGCCAAGGCCACCCTGCAGGCCTTGCTTAGGGCCCGCAGGGGGAGCTTTGAGTTCCTCCCCGGGGCCAAGCCCAAACACAAGGTGCGCCTGAACTGGCCCGTGGAAAAGGTTCTGCTAAGCACTGTCACCCTCCAGGACGAGCTGGAGCGCTATCGTCCATACTTCCCTCCTCCCAAGGCAATCCTCAAGGCTTCCCATATAGCCAAGAAGCACCTACCGGAGGAAAGCTTTCTGGCTAGATCGCTTCCCTACCTGGAAAAAGGGGTGTCTGCGGAAGGCCTCTCCAAAGCCCTTGGCCTGCCCCTAGACCTGGTGCGCTTCCAGCTCTTTCGCTTGGAGCGAAAAGGGCTGGTGCAACGCACGGGACAGATGGACCACGGCCGCCCAGCGCTTTTGGGCCACCTGCTCAGGGGGGTGAGGCCATGA